The sequence below is a genomic window from Lolium perenne isolate Kyuss_39 chromosome 7, Kyuss_2.0, whole genome shotgun sequence.
gctaaaatttggtttgcatatttagtttctctaaggtctagataatttctagtattgagtttgaacaacaaggaagacagtatagagtcttataatgtttacaatatgtcttttatgtgagttttgctgtaccgcttcatccttgtgtttgtttcaaataaccttgctagcctaaaccttgtatcgagagggaatacttctcatgcatccaaaatccttgagccaaccactatgccatttgtgtccaccatacctacctactacatggtatttctccgccattccaaagtaaattgcttgagtgctacctttaaaattccattcttcacctttacaatatatagctcatgggacaaatagcctaaaaactattgtggtattgaatatgtacttatgcactttatctcttattaagttgcttgttgtgcgataaccatgtttctggggacgccatcaactattctttgttgaatatcatgtgagttgctatgcatgttcgtcttgtctgaagtaagagagatctaccaccttatggttggagcatgcatattgttagagaagaacattgggccgctaactaaagccatgatccatggtggaagtttcagttttggacaatatcctcaatctcatatgagaaaattattaattgttgttacatgcttatgcataaaagaggagtccattatctgttgtctatgttgtcccggtatggatgtctaagttgagaataatcaatagcgagaaatccaatgcgagctttctccttagacctttgtacatgcggcatagaggtacccctttgtgacacttggttaaaacatgtgcattgtgatgatccggtagtccaagctaattaggacaaggtgcggacactattagtatactatgcatgaggcttgcaacttgtaagatataatttacatgatacatatgctttattactaccgttgacaaaattgtttcatgttttcaaaatcaaagctctagcacaaatatagcaatcgatgcttttcctctatgaggactattcttttactttcaatgttgagtcattctctccacctcaagaagcaaacacttgtgtgaactgtgcattgattcctacatatttgcatattgcacttattatattactctatgttgacaattatccatgagatatacatgttataagttgaaagcaacagctgaaacttaatcttcctttgtgttgcttcaatgcctctactttgaattattgctttatgagttaactcttatgcaagacttattgatgcttgtctttaagtactattcatgaaaagtctttgctttatgattcagttgtttactcatgtcattaccattgttttgatcgctgcattcactacatatgctttacaaatagtatgatcaagtttatgatggcatgtcactccagaaattatctttgttatcgttttacctgctcgggacgagcagaactaagcttggggatgctgatacgtctccgacgtatcgataatttcttatgttccatgccacattattgatgttatctacatgttttatgcacactttatgtcatattcgtgcattttctggaactaacctattaacaagatgccgaagtgccatttgctgttttctgctgtttttggtttcagaaatcctagtaacgaaatattctcggaatcggacgaaatcaacgcccagattcctatttttcccggaaccatccagaacacccgagagccgccaaagggaagccctgggggccccacaccacaccctggcgccgccagaggggggccgcgccgccgtatggtgtgggccccccagaagccctcctgcgccgcctcttcgcctatttaaagcctccgtcgcgaaaaccctgatgcgttcgacgaaacccacagaaaccttccagagccgccgccatcgcgaagccaagatctgggggacaggagtctctgttctggcacgccgccgggacggggaagtgcccccggaaggcttctccatcgacaccgctgccatctccaccgccatcttcatcaccgctgctactcccatgaggagggagtagttctccatcgaggctcggggctgtaccggtagctatgtggttaatctctctcctatgtacttcaatacaatgatctcatgagctgctttacatgattgagatccatatgatgagctttgtatcgctactagttgtgtgctactcatgtgatgttattaaagtagtctattcctcctgcatggtgtaaaggtgagtagtgtgtgcaccatttggttcttgtcgtaggctatgatcatgatctcttgtagattgtggagttaattatcattatgatagtattgatgtgatctattcctccttcatagtgtaatgtggacagtgtgtgcactatgttagttcttggtttattttgcaatgatctattatgctctaaggttatttaaatatgaacattattgtggagcttgttaactccggcattgagggttcgtgtaatcctacgcaatgtgttcatcatccaacaaaagagtgtatgtagcacatatgagaaagagttatttattatgcgatcaatgttgagagtgtccactagtgaaagtataatccctaggccttgttcctaaatactgctatcgctgcttgtttcttgtttttcttgtgttactactttgcaatactaccaccatcaactacacgccagcaagctattttctggcaccgttgctactgctcatacttattcataccacctgtatttcactatctcttcgccgaactagtgcacctattaggtgtgttggggacacaagagacttcttgctttgtggttgcagggttgcatgagagggatatctttgacctcttcctccctgagttcgataaaccttgggtgatccacttaagggaaaacttgctgctgttctacaaatctctgctcttggaggcccaacactgtctacaggaaaaggagggggcgtagacatcatgcctctagggctcccaggatccggcttataaaggcgtcaggatctagggtttacacggagagtcctagccggaatacgagtaacctaactacggaatattatatTGCTGTGcatgtcaaggatccgcctttccTTATACGCCGTACTGGATCTGGCTACCCCTGATGGGCCAGGCCGGATCCGACTTCCAGAGTCGGTCGGTGGATCTGACTCCTTGttgctgggctggacttcatccatcttgatctacaacaactggaccgcccgatgggccatacgCCACCATCACCGTTTATGGGTcatccgggcttgccggatctaggcactgtcgatggtacacccataaagtatacccacaacaatacCTTTGGAAGGTCTACCAAGTTCCAAGCTTGATTGTGGATAATATCTTGAATTTCATGGCACTTAGccatttaacggagtcagggcccatcataaattCTTTGTATATAGTCGGTTTATTATTGTTCAGCAACAATCATTTTTGTCGCCAAATCATTTATTTGGTCACAAAGTTAACCATATCTACGAGGTTCCATCGGTACTTCGATCTTCAAGGCTACAACAATTTGTAGACATGGGACCCAATGAGTATTGTGACCATCTTTGGAACAATATCCGACGTTGCGCTACTTTGCTCATCTTACCAAGATTCAATAATCATATTGAGTTCTATGTTCCTCCCACTGAACCTTTTGCGAGAAACTCCTTCTCGAAAAACTTCCACTAAGGGCGACAAACACATTTGCCTCTGGTTCTTTGGTGGAAGGATTTCCCGGTTTCAACCTCAACCTTGGGATAACCTACAAAGACATTtatctgattttggttgtaaacttatttagttatgctacgcataccaaaatttaagaaataactattatggtgtcatttcaacaaaTTTATGATGACGCTCTTTTCAGTGTAAAGcgatagtctctaaagcataatccacaaaattatAATGGCCGTATTCAatttcatcattgatccaacaagattTGGATTACGTCTCTCGGACAGTCATATCTATGGTGTTCCGCAAAAcacaagttgtagaacaatttttgCAACTCCTAGATGTTCGCTAAACCCGTaactcaaatatttccactatgatctaatcatagatatACAAATGATTTCTACCTTCTTATTAAACTTCTTTGAACCTattcaaagattttcaaactCCTTTCTTAGATAAATATATCTGTATATATTTTCTTGATTGTTGGAAGTTTTATTAagtagaatcttccgcacacgacTATGCTCAGTGGACCATATACATCAACACGTGTGTTTTCAATAAGCTAGTCGCACGTTCGACTTTTGGCTTATAAATGGTATTTCAGTCATTGTTCTTCTAGAACAGATTTTGCAAGCGTCAAACGAATCAAAATTCGGATCACTTAAAAAATCTACATGCATTGAGTTTCTTCATGCATCCCTTCCTAATATGTCTTAAACAGCGGCTCCACATTTAAGTGGAATTTAAATCATTTGCCTAACAACATATTAACGTCAGTGTTACGAATGTGtgcttcaccattaagatttattacATCTTATCCATCATATGGGGAGTACGATCATAGGTTGAACAACTTGTTGCTTTCATTAGACGGACCAAAATAACCACTATTAAATTGTtggaataaatcttaaaaataagGTAGAATGCTAAGGATGAACACAATAatattttattttattctaaacTTCAGACTTTCAGGAGGTTATACACTGCACGACCGGACCTACGCTTCAACGTCACCAGTCAGCAGCAGCCAGCAGGTAGGCTCAttcgaaaaagaaaaaaaaaaccaagaagacAGCTATTTTCCCACTACAGTTCCAACATAAATATAGTTTTTTTGCGGGGACGTATCTGCTAAAAGCACCGAGGAATCCCACTCCTCCCTCCTCTCCTCCCCTCCCCTCGAGACGCCCGTCTCGTCGCTTTGCTCCCCACGAAAGAATTCTAAATTCTTGCTTAACTAAAGGAGAAAGCGGATACTTCGTGGGATCCGCATCGGTTTCTTGCCCTTGTTGCCTCGAATTCGGCAGTTTTTCCTCCCACGATTCCTCCGCCGGCCGTGGTCGACTGAGCCGGCCACCGGTCGCCGCTGCGGTTGTTGGGATCTTGCGCCTTCACCCTGCCTGCCGGGAAGATGGCCGGCGGGAAAGAGCCGATCGAGGTCAAGTTTCGGCTGTTCGACGGCACGGACATCGGGCCTAACAAGTACGACcccgccaccaccgtcaccgcgctCAAGGAGTTCGTCCTCTCCCGGTGGCCGCAGGGTGAGACCGATCGAcaccccctcccctctctcccttccgCCTCGTATATGTACACGTCTCCACTTTTGACGCCATATGTTTCGGGGAGGTTGCTTGCGCGGCCGTCTCGCCGCTCCTGcctctatctgtttcttgatccgGTAAGAATTCCTGTGCAGATGGGTTGGTCTGGATCTGGGAGCTATGCGCTCCTTTGTTTTTTGCGATAAACATAGTGATTTCGCATCGACAGATCAGGTTGTTCCTTCGATTGCGTGATTCTTCTGTTCTTTGGCTAGTTAGGTAACTGATGCTTTCAGAAGTCACCTTACCTCTAGCACTTCCTAGACAGGTACTAGATAACGGTATATATTTAGAAGCTCTTGCCTTTCTTGCATTTCCTGTAGGGGTGGACAGAAGATATTTTTCTCCTGCGTTGTGCAGTATGTGATGGTAGTAGTGCtctaaaagtaaaaaagaattttGGTCGATGTATCTATCATGCATCAGTTCTTCTGCAAACATGTGATGACAGGACCATCTGAGGAGGAGACTGTTTGTCTGCCTTCTTATCCTGTTGGTGTCCTTGGATACTGTCCTCATTTTAGTGGTCCAGTCCCAATTCTGAACTACCAGCTGGTCCTTTCATACAGGCAAGTATGCCGGTAACTGTAAGTTTTGACAGAAATTAAGCATTTGCATGAGGCTGGACTGGAATGTAGGCACACGGGAACTACCATATACGAACTGGTAATTGGACGCGGTAAAACACTAATTATCTTTGTAGAAATTTATCTTTGGTTAAGTTTTCTCAAAATCTTATTGTTGGGGAGGAGGTTAGTGGCAGCAGGAAGCTCCGGTTCTTATTTGCTTGCATGGATTACTCATaggaagtgagcctagctcacttggATCTGTCTTGTGGTGTACCAGTACCACCCGGGTTTAAGTCCTCATGAACTTGGATCTGTGTTCCTCTATTGTGTCAATAGAAGGTTCCTCTTACATGTTCGATTAGTATCTTATTTGCTCCGGTTCTTATTTGCTTGCATAGATTACTCATAGGATgtgagcctagctcacttggATCTGTCTTGCGTTGTACCAGTACCACCCAGGTTTAAGTCCTCATGAACATGGATCTGTGTTCATATATTGTCTCAATAGAAGGTTCCTCTTACATGTTGGATTAGTATCTAAGAAAACATGGGTGAATTGTTGTGACAGGTTCGCAATAGAGAAGCTCAGAGATGCACTCCCTCCATCCCCTAATATAAGATATTATTACAACATCTTTCTATAggttgtaataacatcttatattatgaTGGAGGGAGTATCTCTTTCCCAACATATGCAAGGCTATCCTTTGAGGATAAGGTCGTAATGTGCTACACAAGTTGTGGATTACCATGCTTCAGAAGGACTGAAGGATTGTTTTCCATGTGTTGAGAAACATCGAGTTAGCACTTACATATTTTTGCCCTTTTCTTTTCCGGGGGATATTGATATCCAGCTTTTGCTAGTGCTTCTAATTATCTGAATATTGTTGTTGACTATTTCAGTCTTCTAGAAGCTTAATACTTGTTCCAGGGGGATATCAGTTATATGTGTTAAGTGTTTTTTATATTGTTTTAACAGATAAAGACATTGTTCCAAAAACTCTCAATGACGTGAAGCTCATCAATGCTGGAAGGATACTGGAGAACAACAAAACTCTTGGCGAGTCCCGAGTCCCGGTAGGAGAAGTTCCAGGAGGTGTGATCACAATGCATGTTGTCGTACGCCCTCCCCAAAGTGACAAAAGTGGTAATGCTTTGACTTTCCTCTGATTTATTCAAAGTCCATTTCTTTATATGTTTAATGATCTCACTTGGTCTTGGGTCTGAAGGGTTGAAACTGTAGTATGTGAATTCTGACCATGACCTTCCAGAAGAAGTTATCATTAACCTTTTTGCCTCATTCTAACGTGTAACAAACCTTAAGAGTGTACATTCTGTAGGTGTGTATTTTGTTCTACGTTGCATATTGAAGTTCTGGGTCTTAACTTCGTTTTATCCTTGCTAAGTTGATCCATTAATCAATGAGTTCTGTCCTTCAGAAACTTTATAATTGAATTTAACTAGCAGCTTATACCTTATAGTTCCGACACGTCCTCTCTTGTTGTCGGATGATGACTTGTCGTTGCATACTGTATGCATTGATGCTGCTATCTGATGTATTGTTAGTGCAACCATTTTATATTGTGCAAATTCGAAGTATGCTGATATACATAGATTTGTTGAAATCTTTGTGGCATCATAAATATGTGCATACATGCATTTGTCGAATTCATTGTAGCATCATACTTCTGTTTCATTTTATGCTGATTTGGCCTCTACGAAATCCTTACAGCATGTCTCTTTTTTGTTTATTCATTTATCTATTTTTCAGAGAAGCATCTCTCGAATTCTCCCAAGCAGAACAGATGTGGATGCACAATATTGTGACGCCGATTCAGCATTGTGTATTCTGTATATTGGTGCCATGCTCACAACGATTTGCAAGTTCATGCTAACAATTGGTTCTTGCAAGCCATTCTTGAAAGCCTAGAGACGGTAATTAACGCTCCATATGTGTCATCCCTGCTCGGCAGTTAAGTTTTCTCTACAGCGGGGTCTTCCATATTCATGTAAGCGGTACTGAGTGTGCAGGAGTCGAGAGAAGGATGATTTCTGTTGTTTTAAGTTGTAGACATGTGTAGTGACGTAAAAACACGGTGCCACTTTTTTTCTGCTACTACATATATAGCCGTATAGTATTTCTCgagattccccccccccccccagttgGTACTACCTATATATATATCTGTCATTTGTAATAGGGAAGTGATTTCTGTCCAAAATTGTAAAGGTAATATGTTGGACCGATTAAGATTAGTCCGTGTGTCTTTTGGATCGGAAATTTGAAATGGAGGACAAGCTCCACAAAGCCCTTCATTTTCAACAATTCGAAAACCATATTTCAAAGTTCTTTTTTTTAAAGCCTGATGTAGACAATGATGATATATAGTATGCTTCATCTCAGTGTGAAATACTTTGTATTATAGGCTACACAAGAATGGCATAAGTGTGGATCTGAGTATAGAAGATAGTGCTTGTTTCAAAACTATGGAATTTGTTAGACGTTCTCATTTTTGTGTAACCTAGAATACAAAGAACTTTGATTGTGATTTTGCACACTTGAATGATGAATCATTGGCTACATATGAATACAAAGGTGTTATTTTCAGATGAATGTGTTTTTTTAGATTTTATGAAACTTGTAAATATGATTTCCCTTTATTTTTGAAAATAAAAGGACTCTCTAGGTCTTGACCTGCATTTGTTCGCTCTCCTCGTTGGATCTCTTGCTTGCTTTGTAGCTGTGGGCTGCCATGGCGTCAGAGTGGTTGTAGTGTCAGCATGCTAGGCCATGCTGGCGGCAACCGCTGACTGGGCTGTCGGCCCTAGCTGTGGTTTGGCTGTCACGTCGACCAGCCGCCATATGAACGACAGCCTGGCTAATGTCTGCTCGACTCCAGGGATGATAGGGACAACCAGTTTTCTTGTTTACTTCGCTGACCAGTTTTAAGAAGTTCTAAATTAGGAAAAGGCTGAAAGTGGGTATACTTTCAGGTTTCAGCTTTAAAAAGGTGGGCAAACCTCGACTCCCCTGTGAAAGAGACCTCAATGAAAATTTTCCGCTGTGTTTGGTGTCATGTAGGAATGAGATCCTACGTTTTCTCCATTTCTCCATTTCTATTTTTTTAACAGGGGTATCCATAATTACAAGGAGGACAACCAGAAAAGTAGTAGTTACAAACAAGTTCTTAATTTTTGCACAATGGATCCTAGAAGAATATAGGAAAACGCAATCTGAGTACCGATCCGTCTCCACTGCTTGCATGCCTACGGCTATGGAGGCAGCGGCGGGAGGGGAGGTGCTCAAGGGGAGGATGAGAGGAGCCGCCACCAGCCGTGCTAGCGTGGTGCCATCGTGT
It includes:
- the LOC127317614 gene encoding membrane-anchored ubiquitin-fold protein 3 → MAGGKEPIEVKFRLFDGTDIGPNKYDPATTVTALKEFVLSRWPQDKDIVPKTLNDVKLINAGRILENNKTLGESRVPVGEVPGGVITMHVVVRPPQSDKSEKHLSNSPKQNRCGCTIL